A stretch of the Corylus avellana chromosome ca6, CavTom2PMs-1.0 genome encodes the following:
- the LOC132185602 gene encoding oleosin-like has product MADRHPSSAPTQRPTFLRKIQDNAPNSTQLVGFLTLLISCSVLLILTGLTVTATALAVVFFAPLILLSSPIWLPLATFLFLSTAAFLSMCGFGVAVVAALSWMYRYFHGMNPPGSDRFDYARSRIYDTASHVKDYASQYGGYLQSKVKDAAPGA; this is encoded by the coding sequence ATGGCCGACCGCCACCCCAGCTCAGCCCCAACCCAGAGACCCACATTCCTCCGTAAAATCCAAGACAATGCACCAAACTCCACCCAGCTCGTTGGCTTCTTGACCCTCCTCATCTCCTGCTCCGTCTTGCTCATCCTCACCGGCCTCACCGTCACAGCCACCGCCCTCGCCGTCGTCTTCTTCGCCCCACTCATCCTCCTCTCCAGCCCCATATGGCTCCCACTCGCCACCTTCCTCTTTCTTTCCACCGCTGCCTTCTTGTCCATGTGCGGCTTCGGCGTAGCCGTCGTCGCCGCCTTGTCCTGGATGTACCGCTACTTCCATGGGATGAACCCTCCCGGGTCGGACCGGTTCGACTACGCAAGGAGCAGGATTTACGACACCGCCAGCCATGTCAAGGACTATGCTAGCCAGTACGGTGGCTACCTCCAGAGTAAGGTCAAGGATGCGGCACCCGGGGCTTGA